In Anaerolineales bacterium, one DNA window encodes the following:
- a CDS encoding malic enzyme-like NAD(P)-binding protein: MAWERKIMRIVRVRNSQKKGVLARLLTAIAEAGGNTGSIVLLTETSQHVVRDITVTAEDEKSLAAILGAIENNEGTKVIEVRDEVLELHQKGKIAIRSRYPIDSLTTLRRVYTPGVAEVCLRIAKDPSQARLYTSISHMVAIVTDGTAVLGLGDIGPLAGMPVMEGKAMLMETLVGLSGIPILLNTKDPDEIVQAVAAIAPTFAAIQLEDISAPRCFEIEERLQAMLDIPVMHDDQHGTAVVCTAALMVATRETGTDLDKAVIGQVGLGAAGHAIGRMMMRLTGNAVHGADLSPDALERFEKAGGIKSSLNDIMAKCDIVVATTGAPNLIQPEMVRKGQIILALSNPNAEIDPEIAMERGAAFAADGKSVNNVLGFPGIFRGAVDSCAPHITHEMYLAAARTIAEMTQPGELVPNPLDKKVHHAVARAVAETAIKQGIARAEYVPYVEE; encoded by the coding sequence ATGGCCTGGGAACGGAAGATCATGCGCATTGTGCGCGTGCGTAATTCACAGAAAAAAGGTGTGCTGGCAAGGTTGTTGACAGCCATCGCCGAGGCGGGAGGCAATACCGGCAGCATCGTTCTGTTGACCGAGACATCGCAGCATGTGGTGCGAGACATCACCGTCACGGCCGAGGATGAAAAGAGTCTCGCAGCGATTTTAGGGGCGATCGAAAATAACGAAGGCACAAAAGTCATCGAAGTCCGTGATGAAGTGCTGGAACTTCATCAAAAGGGAAAGATCGCCATCCGCTCGCGCTATCCGATAGATTCGTTGACAACCCTGCGGCGCGTGTACACCCCTGGCGTGGCGGAAGTCTGTCTGCGCATCGCAAAAGACCCGTCACAGGCGCGGTTGTACACCAGCATCAGCCACATGGTCGCAATTGTCACCGACGGGACGGCGGTGCTTGGGCTGGGTGATATCGGTCCGCTGGCGGGCATGCCGGTCATGGAAGGCAAGGCCATGCTCATGGAAACGCTGGTCGGCCTTTCGGGCATCCCTATTTTGCTGAACACGAAAGACCCCGATGAGATTGTTCAAGCCGTTGCCGCCATCGCGCCGACCTTCGCCGCCATCCAACTGGAGGATATCTCCGCGCCGCGCTGTTTCGAAATCGAGGAACGTTTGCAGGCCATGCTGGATATTCCCGTCATGCACGATGATCAGCACGGTACGGCAGTGGTCTGCACTGCGGCGTTGATGGTCGCCACGCGCGAGACCGGCACGGACTTGGACAAAGCAGTCATCGGGCAAGTCGGGCTGGGGGCGGCCGGCCATGCCATCGGTCGGATGATGATGCGCCTGACCGGGAACGCGGTCCACGGCGCGGACTTGAGTCCGGATGCGCTGGAACGGTTTGAGAAGGCTGGAGGCATCAAATCCAGCCTGAACGACATCATGGCGAAATGCGACATCGTGGTTGCAACCACAGGTGCGCCGAACCTCATCCAACCCGAGATGGTGCGCAAGGGACAGATCATCCTTGCGCTTTCAAACCCGAATGCCGAGATCGATCCCGAGATCGCCATGGAACGCGGGGCGGCGTTTGCGGCGGACGGCAAATCTGTGAACAACGTGCTGGGCTTCCCCGGCATTTTTCGCGGTGCGGTGGATTCATGTGCGCCGCACATCACGCATGAAATGTATCTGGCCGCCGCCAGGACGATTGCGGAAATGACCCAGCCCGGCGAACTGGTTCCAAACCCATTGGACAAGAAAGTACATCATGCCGTTGCGCGTGCGGTGGCGGAGACGGCGATCAAACAGGGTATTGCCCGCGCCGAGTATGTGCCGTATGTAGAGGAATAG
- the cysS gene encoding cysteine--tRNA ligase, with amino-acid sequence MLKIYNTLTRKTEEFQTLEPNLVKMYVCGVTVYNDAHVGHAMSALVFDIIRRYLEYRGYTVRHVMNYTDVDDKIINRARQLNEDPLELSQRYIEDYTNDLKNLNILPASSYPQVSKTMPLIIEFIQGLIQREHAYAASNGDVYFRVTSDDDYGKLSGRKLADMQAGARIEVGEAKDHPMDFALWKAAKEGEISWDSPWGRGRPGWHIECSAMNLAELGEQIDIHGGGNDLIFPHHENEIAQSESYTGKPFSRYWVHNGMLQLGGEKMSKSLGNIISIKEFLSKRPADVMRMLVLNGTYRAPLMFNDDTLDAAEKNVERLKSALRPASPSAKGLAADSLAALAAAGASAKTSFTEAMDNDFNTAGAVAALFELSKFINTARDNGATSEQIAAVQDIYRELAAVLGLQLVEKKGSSGQEAQVNALIAERNEARKQKQWARSDQIRDQLKEMGVTIEDSKDGTTWRWG; translated from the coding sequence ATGCTCAAAATCTACAACACCCTCACCCGCAAGACCGAAGAATTTCAAACCCTCGAGCCGAACCTCGTCAAAATGTACGTCTGCGGCGTCACCGTCTATAACGACGCGCACGTCGGCCACGCCATGTCTGCGCTGGTCTTCGACATCATCCGCCGCTACCTGGAATACCGCGGCTACACCGTCAGGCACGTCATGAACTATACCGATGTGGACGACAAGATCATCAACCGCGCCAGGCAGCTCAACGAAGACCCGCTTGAACTTTCACAGCGCTACATCGAAGATTACACCAATGACTTGAAGAATTTGAACATCCTGCCCGCCAGTTCCTATCCGCAGGTCAGCAAGACCATGCCGCTCATCATTGAATTCATTCAGGGCCTGATCCAAAGGGAACATGCCTACGCCGCCTCGAACGGCGATGTCTATTTCCGCGTCACCAGCGACGACGATTACGGAAAACTCTCCGGCCGCAAACTCGCCGACATGCAGGCCGGCGCGCGCATCGAGGTCGGCGAAGCCAAGGACCACCCCATGGATTTCGCGCTCTGGAAAGCCGCCAAGGAAGGCGAGATCTCCTGGGACAGTCCCTGGGGCAGGGGACGCCCGGGCTGGCACATCGAGTGCTCGGCCATGAACCTCGCCGAACTCGGCGAACAGATCGACATCCACGGCGGCGGCAACGACCTGATCTTCCCCCATCACGAAAACGAGATCGCGCAAAGCGAAAGCTACACGGGCAAACCATTTTCACGCTATTGGGTGCACAACGGCATGCTGCAGCTCGGCGGCGAGAAAATGTCCAAATCGCTCGGCAACATCATCAGCATCAAGGAATTCCTTTCGAAACGCCCTGCCGATGTGATGCGCATGCTGGTTTTGAACGGGACCTACCGCGCGCCGTTGATGTTCAATGACGACACCCTCGACGCCGCCGAAAAGAATGTCGAGCGCCTCAAATCCGCGCTGCGGCCTGCCTCCCCATCTGCAAAGGGACTCGCCGCTGATTCCCTCGCCGCCCTCGCCGCCGCAGGCGCCTCCGCAAAGACCAGCTTCACCGAAGCCATGGACAACGACTTCAACACCGCGGGCGCCGTCGCCGCCCTGTTCGAACTCTCCAAGTTCATCAACACCGCACGAGACAACGGCGCAACGAGCGAACAAATTGCCGCAGTACAGGATATCTACCGCGAACTCGCCGCCGTGCTGGGCCTGCAGCTTGTCGAAAAGAAAGGCTCGAGCGGGCAGGAAGCGCAGGTCAATGCATTGATCGCGGAACGCAATGAAGCCCGCAAGCAAAAACAATGGGCGCGTTCGGACCAGATCCGCGACCAGCTCAAAGAGATGGGCGTGACCATCGAAGACAGCAAGGACGGCACCACCTGGCGATGGGGATAA
- a CDS encoding HAD family hydrolase, whose protein sequence is MSKNIKAVLFDLDGTLRHHLPNGADVFSAHAREMGLNFSEEDRIRSNRWEHYYFANSPEIQKDFKEFKDAAFWVNYSRRKLVALGCDPKEAASLSAPMSAYMKEHYKPEVHVSEESHALLGSLQQNGYVLGVISNRDEPFHEELKTLNLDSYFQFSLAGGEVNSFKPDALIFEHGLKRAGVNADEAMYVGDNYFADIVGSRRAGLTPVLYDPDTLFPDAECAVIKSFTELPELLK, encoded by the coding sequence TTGTCAAAGAATATCAAAGCCGTATTGTTCGATCTGGACGGCACGCTTCGTCATCATCTGCCCAACGGCGCGGATGTTTTCTCCGCCCATGCACGTGAGATGGGGTTGAACTTCTCTGAAGAGGACAGGATCCGCTCCAACCGCTGGGAGCATTACTACTTCGCCAACTCCCCGGAAATACAAAAGGATTTCAAGGAATTCAAGGACGCCGCCTTCTGGGTCAATTACAGCCGCAGAAAACTGGTGGCTTTGGGCTGCGACCCAAAGGAGGCGGCGTCCCTGTCCGCGCCCATGTCTGCCTATATGAAGGAACATTACAAACCTGAGGTGCATGTCTCTGAAGAATCGCACGCGCTGCTGGGCTCCCTGCAGCAAAATGGATACGTGCTTGGCGTGATCTCGAATCGCGATGAACCGTTTCATGAAGAATTGAAGACCCTGAACCTGGATTCCTATTTTCAATTTTCACTGGCGGGCGGCGAAGTCAACTCCTTCAAGCCGGATGCGCTCATCTTTGAACATGGATTGAAACGGGCGGGCGTCAATGCCGATGAGGCGATGTACGTGGGCGACAATTACTTTGCAGACATTGTCGGTTCGCGTCGCGCCGGACTGACGCCTGTGCTCTACGACCCGGACACTCTCTTCCCCGACGCAGAGTGCGCGGTCATCAAATCCTTTACCGAGCTGCCGGAGTTGTTGAAATAA
- the rlmB gene encoding 23S rRNA (guanosine(2251)-2'-O)-methyltransferase RlmB: MKEFIYSRNAVHEVLRAKRRQVFSIEIADSAQEKGKLAEIVKLAGQQKIKLSHVPRGKLDKVHQNHQGVVAEVDKYPYSDVVEILDNIKDEPPFILLLDSLQDPQNFGTLIRTAEAVGVHGIVIPLARSVDVTPAVVNASSGASEHMLIAQANLSQTIDALKANDVWVVGLDQAGTEVEAGSRHLKGALGLVVGSEGEGLHELTRRKCDIVLKLPMKGKIESLNAAVAGSVALYLAYLNRM; the protein is encoded by the coding sequence ATGAAAGAATTCATCTACTCCCGCAACGCCGTCCATGAAGTCCTGCGCGCGAAACGCAGGCAGGTTTTTTCGATCGAGATCGCCGATTCCGCGCAGGAGAAGGGCAAGCTGGCAGAGATCGTCAAACTGGCGGGTCAGCAGAAGATAAAGCTCAGCCACGTGCCGCGCGGAAAACTGGACAAGGTCCACCAGAACCATCAGGGTGTGGTCGCTGAAGTGGACAAATATCCATACTCGGATGTGGTCGAAATACTTGATAACATCAAAGACGAACCGCCGTTCATTTTGCTCCTCGACTCATTGCAAGACCCGCAGAACTTCGGCACGCTCATCCGCACGGCGGAGGCGGTCGGGGTGCACGGCATCGTCATCCCGCTGGCGCGCTCGGTGGACGTCACGCCTGCGGTGGTCAACGCATCCTCCGGCGCGAGCGAGCACATGCTCATCGCCCAGGCGAATCTGTCCCAGACGATCGACGCGCTCAAAGCGAACGATGTGTGGGTCGTCGGATTGGACCAGGCCGGGACGGAGGTCGAGGCGGGGTCGCGTCATTTGAAAGGCGCATTGGGACTGGTCGTCGGCTCGGAGGGCGAGGGTCTGCACGAACTCACGCGCAGGAAATGCGACATCGTCTTGAAACTTCCGATGAAAGGCAAAATCGAATCGCTCAATGCCGCCGTGGCAGGGTCCGTTGCACTCTATCTTGCATATTTGAATCGCATGTAG
- a CDS encoding PLP-dependent aminotransferase family protein, with product MQTPWEYRYAHRMQKMGSSAIRELLKLTEQPDIISFGGGLPAPEVFPVKEFQEACNRVLTERGAQALQYSTTEGYKPLREMIARHTARYSVPITADNILITSGSQQALDFLGRLFINRGDYIVVESPTYLGALQAWNAYGAQYISVPSDEHGMIVDKLEEALRIGPKFIYVLPNFQNPSGSTLSLERRKRLVLLADQYGVPIIEDDPYGQLRYDGEHLPSVVYLDNHFRNDGDGDYSGNVIYLSTFSKLLAPGLRLAWVVAPPQVIQKLVMTKQAADLHTSSFNQQVAYEVAKGGFLDEHVKVIRATYKERRDVMLEMMDEMFPPEMHWTKPLGGMFLWGILPEGVDAADVLKVAIERKVAFVPGTSFHPNGGGKNTMRINFSFSSPDTIREGITRLGTTLKEVLAKNGHK from the coding sequence ATGCAAACGCCCTGGGAGTATCGGTACGCGCACCGTATGCAGAAGATGGGGAGTTCAGCCATTCGTGAATTGCTGAAACTGACCGAACAGCCCGATATTATTTCCTTTGGAGGCGGCCTGCCTGCCCCCGAGGTCTTTCCAGTCAAGGAATTTCAAGAGGCGTGCAACCGCGTGTTGACGGAACGCGGCGCGCAGGCATTGCAATACAGCACCACGGAGGGATACAAACCTTTGCGCGAGATGATCGCGCGGCACACGGCACGCTACAGCGTGCCGATCACGGCCGACAATATTTTGATCACATCCGGTTCGCAGCAGGCGCTGGATTTTCTCGGACGCCTGTTCATCAACCGCGGCGATTACATTGTGGTGGAATCACCGACGTATCTGGGTGCATTGCAGGCGTGGAACGCGTACGGCGCGCAATACATTTCCGTCCCGTCGGATGAGCACGGCATGATCGTGGATAAACTGGAGGAGGCGCTTCGCATCGGACCGAAGTTCATTTACGTGCTCCCGAACTTCCAGAACCCATCCGGTTCGACCCTCAGCCTCGAACGCCGCAAGAGGCTGGTCCTGCTCGCAGACCAATACGGCGTACCGATCATTGAAGACGATCCGTACGGTCAACTGCGCTATGACGGGGAGCATCTTCCTTCCGTCGTATATCTCGACAACCATTTCCGAAACGATGGCGATGGTGACTACAGCGGCAACGTGATCTACCTGAGCACGTTCTCCAAATTGCTTGCCCCGGGCCTGCGCCTTGCCTGGGTGGTTGCGCCGCCGCAGGTCATTCAAAAACTGGTGATGACCAAACAAGCCGCAGACCTGCACACATCCTCCTTCAACCAGCAGGTGGCGTATGAGGTCGCCAAGGGCGGCTTTCTGGACGAACACGTCAAGGTCATCCGCGCCACGTACAAGGAACGCCGCGATGTGATGCTGGAAATGATGGACGAGATGTTCCCGCCCGAAATGCACTGGACAAAACCGCTGGGCGGCATGTTCCTGTGGGGTATTCTGCCCGAGGGCGTGGATGCGGCAGATGTATTGAAGGTTGCCATCGAACGCAAGGTGGCTTTCGTGCCGGGCACATCCTTCCACCCCAATGGCGGCGGAAAAAACACCATGCGCATCAACTTCTCCTTCTCCTCGCCGGACACGATCCGCGAGGGGATCACGCGGCTTGGCACCACCCTGAAAGAGGTGCTGGCAAAGAACGGTCACAAATAA
- the moaA gene encoding GTP 3',8-cyclase MoaA, producing the protein MTLIDTLNRPLRDLRISVTDRCNFRCVYCMPKEVFGSNYKFLLHEQILTYEEITRLAQIFVSHGVRKIRLTGGEPLVRKDFPDLIAMLSQIPDIDLTMTTNGALLPRFAGELKDAGLKRVTVSLDSLDNDVFKSMNDADFPVEKVLEGMAAAAAAGLTPIKVNMVVKRGVNESSILPMARFFREKGYILRFIEFMDVGSTNGWRLDDVVSAREIVKIINAEMPLEPADPNYRGEVAERWRYKDGGGEVGMVASVTQAFCRDCNRARLSAEGKLYTCLFAIKGHDFRALLRSGATDEDVSQEIAKVWGRRADRYSEIRSENTIPLPKVEMSHIGG; encoded by the coding sequence ATGACCCTTATTGATACCCTTAACCGTCCCCTGCGCGACCTGCGAATTTCCGTCACCGACCGCTGTAATTTCCGCTGCGTATACTGCATGCCGAAGGAAGTGTTCGGCTCGAATTACAAATTCCTGCTCCATGAACAAATCCTGACGTACGAAGAGATCACGCGCCTGGCTCAGATTTTCGTCTCGCATGGAGTTAGGAAAATCCGGTTGACCGGCGGCGAGCCGCTCGTCCGCAAGGATTTCCCCGACCTGATTGCGATGCTTTCACAGATCCCCGATATTGACCTGACCATGACGACCAATGGCGCGCTGCTTCCGCGCTTTGCCGGGGAACTCAAGGATGCGGGATTGAAGCGCGTGACCGTGAGTTTGGATTCGCTCGATAACGATGTATTCAAATCCATGAACGATGCGGATTTCCCGGTGGAAAAAGTGTTGGAGGGAATGGCCGCCGCCGCCGCGGCCGGGCTGACTCCGATCAAGGTCAATATGGTGGTTAAACGCGGGGTCAATGAGTCCAGCATCCTGCCCATGGCGCGCTTCTTCCGCGAAAAGGGATATATCCTGCGCTTTATTGAATTTATGGATGTCGGCAGTACCAACGGCTGGCGCCTGGACGATGTGGTCTCCGCCAGGGAGATCGTAAAAATCATCAACGCGGAAATGCCGCTGGAACCCGCCGACCCGAACTATCGCGGTGAAGTGGCGGAGCGCTGGCGCTACAAGGATGGGGGCGGTGAGGTCGGCATGGTCGCCTCGGTCACCCAGGCGTTCTGCCGTGATTGCAACCGCGCCCGCCTCTCTGCCGAAGGGAAACTCTATACCTGTCTCTTTGCCATCAAGGGACATGATTTCCGTGCCCTGCTCCGCAGCGGCGCAACGGATGAAGATGTTTCACAAGAGATCGCAAAGGTCTGGGGTAGACGCGCAGACCGTTATTCCGAGATCCGATCCGAAAACACGATCCCGCTTCCCAAAGTGGAAATGTCGCACATCGGCGGTTGA
- a CDS encoding TRAM domain-containing protein, with product MSFEFILRIIGMIVLAVAGGYWGFDLSRFTPDDVYRTTIVLGLVGALAGLILTPYVTTRPARAFRSLLGRLAAESLFAGLTGLVVGLLIAALLAFPLSLLPAPLSQILPFVGVLVFSYFGVALFVMRQGDIMGLLSALTGRSEGGGSSSWTNLNRTILLDTSVIIDGRVADIAKTGFLPGTLLIPRFVLNELQYIADSPDGMRRQRGRRGMEVLAELQKLPNILVRISDINVDGVREVDDKLIVLGKQLKSPVLTNDYNLNRIAELQGVTVLNINELANAVKSIVLPGEALRINIMQEGKEYGQGVGYMDDGTMVVVENGKEYIGEYMEVNISKVLQTAAGRMIFGRVDEDHAKKNKK from the coding sequence ATGAGTTTTGAATTCATTCTTCGTATTATTGGAATGATCGTCCTGGCGGTTGCCGGGGGATATTGGGGATTTGACCTCTCAAGGTTCACACCGGATGACGTGTATCGCACCACCATTGTCCTTGGGCTGGTCGGCGCGCTGGCGGGCTTGATCCTCACCCCGTATGTCACCACACGCCCCGCGCGGGCATTCCGCTCCCTGCTGGGACGGCTGGCGGCGGAAAGTCTTTTTGCCGGGTTGACCGGTTTGGTGGTGGGCCTGCTCATCGCCGCACTGCTGGCCTTCCCGCTTTCCTTGCTCCCTGCCCCGCTCAGCCAGATCCTGCCTTTTGTCGGCGTCCTGGTCTTCTCTTATTTCGGCGTTGCGCTCTTCGTGATGCGCCAGGGTGACATTATGGGGTTGCTGAGCGCATTGACCGGGCGCAGCGAAGGCGGCGGATCGTCCTCCTGGACCAACCTGAACCGCACCATCCTGCTCGACACCAGCGTCATCATAGATGGACGCGTGGCGGATATCGCCAAGACCGGATTCCTGCCCGGCACGCTTCTCATCCCCCGCTTTGTGCTGAACGAGCTCCAATATATTGCAGACTCCCCCGACGGGATGCGCCGCCAGCGCGGCCGCCGCGGCATGGAAGTGCTGGCTGAACTGCAAAAACTTCCCAACATCCTCGTGCGCATCTCGGACATCAACGTGGACGGCGTGCGCGAAGTGGACGACAAACTCATCGTGCTCGGCAAGCAGTTAAAAAGTCCGGTCCTGACCAACGATTACAACCTCAACCGTATCGCCGAACTGCAGGGGGTGACAGTGCTGAACATCAACGAACTTGCCAATGCGGTCAAATCCATTGTCCTGCCCGGCGAAGCCCTGCGCATTAACATCATGCAGGAAGGCAAGGAATACGGCCAGGGCGTGGGCTACATGGACGACGGCACGATGGTCGTCGTCGAAAACGGCAAGGAATACATCGGCGAATACATGGAGGTGAACATCAGCAAGGTCCTGCAAACCGCCGCAGGGCGCATGATCTTCGGACGTGTGGACGAAGACCATGCGAAAAAAAACAAAAAGTAG